The genomic stretch CAGGTCCCTGGTGACACGGACCCGGTGCACTTTGCCTGTCAGGTACCTGGAGGCAGGTGGCAGAGGCCTCCGGGCCGGGATCTGGGCAGACCAGCCCTACCTTTTGCTGTTTACTAGTTGGTAGTAGTGACAATGGCCAGGGAGGGACTGGGGCACAGAATGGAGAGGGTGTCGAGGCCCTGGGAGGCCTCACCCTGAACAAAGGGGTTGGAGCATTGGCCACGGAGTCGGCTGTATGTGGCTGGGCCCAGACATCCCCATCACTTTGGCCCTCAGGTTTTGTGCCTCTTGCCCTGGCAGCTTTAGGCTTTGCTGTCCCCGTGAGCACATCACCATGTCCGAGGCACCCCGGGCCGAGACTTTCGTCTTCCTGGATCTGGAAGCCACTGGGCTCCCCAGTATAGATCCCGAGGTGGCTGAGATATCCCTGTTTGCGGTGCACCGCTCCGCCCTGGAGAACCCAGACCGAGACGAGGCTGGTGCCCCTGTGCTGCCCCGGGTCCTGGACAAGCTCACGCTGTGCATGCGTCCAGAGCGCCCTTTCACCGCCAAGGCCAGCGAGATCACCGGCCTGAGCAGCGACAGCCTGGCGCGGTGCCGGAAGGCCAGCTTCGACGACGCCGTGGTGCGGACGCTGCAGGCCTTCTTGAGCCGCCAGGAGGGCCCCATCTGCCTTGTGGCCCACAACGGCTTTGATTATGACTTCCCCCTGCTGTGCACAGAGCTGCGGCGCCTGGGCGCCCACCTGCCCCCGGACACCGTCTGCCTGGATACACTGCCTGCGCTGCGGAGCCTGGACCGTGCCCACAGCCATGGCACCCGGGCCCAGGGCTGCAAGGGTTACAGCCTGGGCAGCCTCTTCCGCCGCTACTTCCAGGCCGAGCCAAGTGCAGCCCACTCAGCCGAGGGTGATGTCCACACCCTGCTCATGGTCTTCCTGCACCGCGCTGCTGAGCTGCTTGGCTGGGCTGACGAGCAGGCCCGAAGCTGGGCCCGCATCGAGCCCATGTATGTGCCACCCGATGGCCCGAGCCTTGAAGCCTGAGTGCCACGGGCTCAGTGAGACCACCACCCAGGGGGATGAGGCCCACTCTCAGCATGGGTGGCACCAGCTTTGACGAGTCAGGCTCTGAGGCCTGGAGCTGGCCCCAGACCAGtgccccactgcccctccccccgtcctCGTAGCCAGCTAGCCCCGGGCCCGTGCACCTGCCAGGCCTCCTCCTGGCCCCGGCCTGTGGAGCCTTGTAGCCCTGGAGCTTTCTGCCAGCCCCACCCCCGGACTGCTGTAGTGATTTGTTGCTGCAGGCTCCCGCCCTTCACCTGGTCTCTCAATAAACAACAGCTACTCACCGGCTGAGTTTCCAGTTGCCCCCCTACACCCTGCCCAGAGGGGCGGGCAGGGAGCCAAGCCAGGGGCCAGAGCGGAGCCGCCCCCTTGTGACCTATGCTTGTGGTGAGCCTGGTGGGTGGGTGGCTGAGCTGGTGAGCAGCCATTGCTCAGAGGCTGGTCCAAGGCGCTGGCGGGCAGGGGCTGTGGGTCCCCAGCCATGGGCCTCCTCCCCCGCTTGTCTGCTGTTGCCTTGGTTTTCACCCCCTCCCGGCATTGTCACCCCGGAGGCTCAGGAAATCGGTGAGCAGGGCCTTAGGAACATCTTCCTTGCCTGGAATCTgagctggggagggagctggAAGAGAGCCTCCAGGGAGCTCAGGCTTTTTCCGCTCAGGGTGCTGTGCCCACAGAGCCCTCTGCCGGCCTAGATGCAGAGCCCGGCTCCAGTTCTTGCCCCCTGTGGATCCTGGGCAGCTCCTTCCTCTCCTGAAGCGTCGTCCCTGCTCTGCAAGGTGGCAACAGGGCGAAAGATGGGCGCGCGGAACAGTACGGTGCCTGACGTGCTCAGGGTGCTGGAGAACATGGGACATAGGCGGAAAGGGCATGTGGGGTGAGGGGTGCAGGAGGGGGTGGCTGGCGCGGTGAGGGCAGCACCTAGGAGTTTGTCTTGGGCCCCGTGACCCTTGTGGCTCGGCCTGAGGAGGGCCAGGAGGCTGTTCTGCTGGGGAAGGCAGCTTCGCGGCAGCTGTCTTTGCTGGGCTTTGGGGAGCCAGCTAACCTGCCTCTGGGGCCCCACCTGTGTCACCAAACAATGGGGCAAGGCAGGGGCGGGATGTCTGGGAGACAGGGAGAGCCGGTGagaagggtggggtgggtggcGTGGCACGCCCGAGAGTGACCTGCGTGAGCAAAGCCTTGAGCCAGCCGGGCCCATCCGGGATACTCTAACTAGGTCAGTGACTAGAGCCACTGCAATGTGTAAGGTAGAAGAACGGTGAGGTCAGGACACAGGCAGTGGCCACCTCAGGCCATGCCCATTGCCTGGGCATGATGGTCTGGACTGAccctgagggcagtggggagccacagAGAGTTGTAGGCAGGGAGGGGCAAAATCTGACTTAGGTTTTCACGCTGTTTCTCAGGCTGCCCTGTGGAGAATGGCAGCCAAGGGAGAGCAGAGCAGTGGCATTGGGGCTCAGTTGGAGGGAGAGCCACTGGCCTGGCCCAGGACAGGCCGGCAGCGGTGCGGGAGGGTACACGGTAAGGGAAGGACCTATTGGGGGCTAGTTGGGGGGGTGTGTGGTCTGTGCACTGTTGAGCTTCCCGGGCCAGGCtggtgggctccctgccccaggagAGCACCCGCCTGGAAGAGGGCCACAGGCCAGGCCAGGGTGGGCCCTTGGGCCCAGAGCCTGCACCAGGCAGGGGCTGAAAGGGTAGGGGACACCATCAGGATCGAGGCAGCCAGGAACCCTCAGATCCTCTGGTGCCCAAGCAGGGCTGGGTCCCCATTAGCTAGCCGTTCAAGCTCTAGGCCACTGACTTGCTGAGGTGGTGATGTCGGGAGTGGTCTCCGGGCCCAgatgcctctctctccccacctcggGCTCTCCTGGCCTCAGGCACCCTCCCTGGGCCCACACTTGGGCCTGCACACACAGGCTGATGGGTGGGCGACAGCGGCTCTCCAGGAAAGTcgatgtgtgtgtttgtgtaggtGTGTAtctctctgtatgtatgtatgtatgcatatgcacacacgtaagtaagttttcaattttattgatatgaAGGATGTAAATGCACGAGTGTGGTTCCCACATAAATGTCGGTtgctattttcatttatcttaatgAGTAAGAGGAAGTGAAACAACAAAGGTATATGTGGGAACTTCCCATATTCATTGGTGACATGAGCCACACCTTTGCTGAACTAGGTCATAGTTTTTGATATTCGAAGAGtatcctctccccccccccctttttttgctaGTCACAACGTAGTGACTACAGACTCAAGTTTACACAGTCAACCAAACAGTCATGGATCAAGGCCTGGTTTGTAGCGTATGCTGAGTCCCATGGTGGTGTCAGTCCGTCCACCGGGCCAATTTCCGGCTACGCACACGATGTCATCGAATGTGAAGCCGGGAAGAGATTCATTATAGCTGTAATGTAGACTCCTACCAATGGATACGATAGGTGGGAGTCAATACATGGATAACAGTAAACTGGTGAAATAGGATGTGATGAGTTTTGAGTATCTCCTTTGTGGAAGTtcagataatttcattttttttttaaagattttatttatttatttgacacagagagagtgagagagagagagagcataagcagggggagtggcaggcaggcagagggagaggcaggctctgtgctgagcaaggagcccgatgtgggactcgatcccaggactccgggatcatgacctgagccgaaggcagacgcttaacgactgagccacccaggcgcccagataatttcatttctaataatGGTGGTGTTTCACAATCAGCTCTCAAAATTCCTGAACATTtaacatctattagaatggctacaatATAAAAGGCTGCCCATGGCAAGTTTTGGCGATGAGGTGGAAGAACTGGTAGAAATGTAAgatgatacaaccactttggaaaacagtttggctgtGTCTTAAAATGTTAAACGTGCACCTGCCATGATGACCCCGtgattccactactaggtatttacttacccaacagaaatgaatgtatgtgtccacacaaagacaCGTGACTGTTCatgacagctttattcataacagtcCTGGACTGGACACAACCTCAGAAGGTGGAACAAAGCACGGCACATCCATGAGCTGCCAAGACACAgcactctgggggtgggggataccCATGCTAAGTACGCTGCGTGAAAGGGGCCAGACCCAGGGAAACAACTCCGCCGCTCCAGCTCACCCTGGCCAGCCACCTGCCTGTCGTCAAGATGTGTCACTGGCTGATAAGCCACATCAGTGTCTGCCAATGGGGATGTGTCTGTGATCAGCAGCATACTCGGGGGATGTGACACAAGCCAATTGAAAACAGAATTATTCATGCAGAGGGACGAGAACCAAAATAACAAGGCCAGGAGCGTTTTCAGCTTGTCTTTGTGCAGGGAACAACGTGATGAGGACAAAGTCTGAACCAGGCCATGCATAAGCCTCAAGCAGAAAGCTGGAGACACGACACAGGCCAGGCCTCCTGCCATTGTTTCTTCAGGGAAGCCCCTGGATGTTGGCGTTTTCTGCAAGCGATGCCTGGCCTCGTACAGAATTCCTACAGGGCAGACAAGTGTCTGCAAAAGAGTTTCATGCTGTGGACCCCTGCCCCTGAGAGCAGCATCGGCATTGTGGGGACCCTGTTTTCTGCACCTCAGCTCATGCACgtgcaccccccctccccacacatccCTCCCCATTCACAAACCCACCTCTACTCACACCCACACACCAACTCACGGGTGTGCAAACACACCCCTCACAGATGCCCCTCTCACACACTTAGATGCACCTCATTCACACACATGTGCTTATGATTCTGCATAAAAGGGGTCTTATTagaagctgctttaaaaaatcataagcaCCTCTTTCTTGTGTTAATGGTCTATAAAGTCAGTTTCCTCTAAGGTAAactgccataattttttttttaagattatttatttatttatttgacagagagagacacgatgagagagggaacacaagcagggggagtgggagagggagaaggagaagcaggctccccactgagcagggagcccgatgtggggctcgatcccaggaccctgggatcatgacctgagccgaaggcagacgcttaaccgactgagccacccgggcgccccctaAAGTGCCATAATTCTGTTTCTTCAGTGTTTGCAAGTGGTATCTCCTTTCTCGTTTATACATTCcgttggtcttttcaaagaaaaaacaggattttgatttatcctttttcctttttttgttttctgcttcattAACTTcggcttttatctttattaattccATCTGTCTATTTTCCTTGggtttagtttttcttctttttctctttcttaagagGAAAACTAAGTTCCTTTGTCATCTTCCGTCTTGAATAACTGAGGCCAAAGACTAACGTTTCCCCGAGTGAgatctccctctgtgctttctttgCATTAcgggtgtttctttctttttttttttaaatttaattttattatgttatgttaatcaccatacattacatcattagtttttgatgtagtgatccatgattcattgtttgcgtataacacccagtgctccaagcagaacgtgccctctttaatacccatcgccaggctaacccatccccccaccccctcccctctagaaccctcagtttgtttctcagagtccatagtctctcatggttcgtctccccctccgatttcccccccttcattcttcccttcctgctatcttctttttttttttttttaacatataatgtattatttgtttcagaggtacaggtctgggattcatccgtcttacacaattcataacactcaccgtagcacataccctccccaatgtctatcacccagccaccccatccctcccaccccccaccactccagcaaccctcagtttgtttcctgcaattaagaattcctcatatcagtgagatcatatgatacatgtctttctctgattgacttatttcgctcagcataataccctccagttccatccacgttgtggcaaaaggcaagatttctttcctttttttgatggctgcatgatattccattgtatatatacaccacatcttct from Neomonachus schauinslandi chromosome X, ASM220157v2, whole genome shotgun sequence encodes the following:
- the TREX2 gene encoding three prime repair exonuclease 2, with translation MSEAPRAETFVFLDLEATGLPSIDPEVAEISLFAVHRSALENPDRDEAGAPVLPRVLDKLTLCMRPERPFTAKASEITGLSSDSLARCRKASFDDAVVRTLQAFLSRQEGPICLVAHNGFDYDFPLLCTELRRLGAHLPPDTVCLDTLPALRSLDRAHSHGTRAQGCKGYSLGSLFRRYFQAEPSAAHSAEGDVHTLLMVFLHRAAELLGWADEQARSWARIEPMYVPPDGPSLEA